One region of Nitrospirota bacterium genomic DNA includes:
- a CDS encoding helix-turn-helix domain-containing protein, which translates to MERRYKQLNLEERVRITELKARGFSLRAIAEALGRSPSTIAREVGRNSSPSYMLYMSHRA; encoded by the coding sequence ATGGAGAGACGATATAAGCAACTTAATTTGGAAGAGAGGGTCAGGATAACGGAGTTGAAGGCAAGGGGTTTTAGCCTGAGGGCGATTGCAGAGGCGTTAGGACGGTCGCCGAGCACCATAGCACGGGAGGTGGGGCGTAACAGTTCACCGTCCTATATGCTCTATATGAGCCATAGGGCAC
- the mnmA gene encoding tRNA 2-thiouridine(34) synthase MnmA has protein sequence MKVIVAMSGGVDSSTAAYLLKKQGYEVSGLSFTLMETRGVKDINPNICCSIKAIESASQSSRHIGIPHSVVDLRAEFIQHVIEPFIEAYSNGITPNPCILCNRFIKFPYLLMEAEEKGADFIATGHYANTAPSLRKGIDQRKDQSYVLYALKKEELRRLILPLGGLRKDEVRAIAKTQGLPSASRLESQEICFIKDKNYSSFIGSFLPQKEGPIIDTKGNVIGTHKGLYRYTIGQRKRLGISSLEPLYVNKIDTANNALYIGARNMALKKEFLVSEVNWLIPKREDFRAGVKIRSMMPDKSATVYIMNDDTVDVLYDEPEWAPSAGQSAVFYEGDMVIGGGVIQSP, from the coding sequence ATGAAGGTTATCGTTGCAATGAGTGGTGGTGTCGATTCCTCAACTGCTGCATATCTACTTAAAAAGCAAGGTTATGAGGTTAGCGGACTGAGCTTTACACTTATGGAGACAAGGGGAGTGAAGGACATTAACCCAAATATATGTTGCTCTATAAAGGCAATAGAGTCTGCATCCCAGAGTTCAAGGCATATAGGAATCCCTCACTCGGTAGTCGATTTAAGGGCAGAGTTCATCCAACATGTCATAGAGCCTTTTATAGAGGCATATTCAAATGGCATCACGCCAAACCCGTGCATACTCTGTAACAGGTTTATCAAATTCCCATATCTTTTAATGGAGGCTGAGGAAAAAGGTGCTGACTTTATAGCAACAGGACACTATGCAAACACAGCCCCTTCTCTCAGAAAAGGCATTGACCAAAGGAAAGACCAGTCATATGTGCTTTATGCCTTGAAAAAAGAGGAGTTAAGAAGGCTCATACTTCCACTTGGAGGTCTAAGGAAAGACGAAGTAAGGGCAATTGCAAAGACTCAAGGGCTTCCCTCGGCAAGTAGACTCGAAAGCCAGGAGATTTGTTTTATAAAGGATAAAAACTATAGCAGTTTCATAGGCAGTTTTCTACCCCAAAAGGAAGGACCGATAATAGATACAAAGGGCAATGTCATTGGAACCCATAAAGGTCTTTATCGCTATACGATAGGACAGAGAAAACGGCTCGGTATTTCATCTTTAGAGCCTCTTTATGTAAATAAGATAGATACGGCAAACAATGCCCTTTATATAGGAGCAAGGAACATGGCATTAAAAAAGGAGTTCCTTGTCTCAGAGGTCAACTGGCTTATCCCAAAAAGGGAGGACTTCAGGGCAGGCGTAAAGATTCGCTCCATGATGCCTGATAAGTCGGCAACTGTATATATAATGAATGATGACACAGTAGATGTCCTTTACGATGAGCCTGAGTGGGCACCTTCGGCAGGGCAGTCCGCAGTGTTTTACGAAGGGGATATGGTTATTGGTGGAGGAGTGATTCAAAGCCCATAG